The following are encoded together in the Humulus lupulus chromosome 5, drHumLupu1.1, whole genome shotgun sequence genome:
- the LOC133780013 gene encoding uncharacterized protein LOC133780013 → MDARLWWEVVQQVHNVNTMDWAGFKQVFNEKYYNSMVLAAKTDEFMILVQGNLSVTDYAQKFDRLAKFAPDLVLTNRVQADRFVRGLKLMIARDMEKVSRGAFTYAQVMEMALTAERSEERIWKKNAARRDANKECLKCTKRHFGECRAKACYKCGKERHIKRNCPLWNQAGNKEEPKKDDKYVPARVFAITQAEADASPSVVSGQIPMANTTCKVLFDSGASHSFISSSLVNHVNVPIELFNVGFETMLPSGEIVISKNWVKVVPLWIDGRELYVDLIVLDLSNFDVILGMNFLSKYGASIDCKCKKVVFAPESGDPFEFEGISKKPRTPIILAMKAREMLQHE, encoded by the exons ATGGATGCCCGtctttggtgggaggtggtgcaGCAGGTACATAATGTTAATACCATGGACTGGGCTGGGTTCAAGCAAgttttcaatgaaaaatattataactcTATGGTCCTGGCAGCAAAGACTGATGAGTTCATGATATTGGTGCAAGGAAATCTCTCGGTGACAGATTATGCACAGAAATTTGATCGATTggcgaaatttgcaccagatttGGTACTTACTAATAGGGTACAAGCAGATCGTTTTGTGAGAGGATTGAAACTGATGATCGCTCGGGACATGGAGAAAGTTTCGAGGGGTGCGTTCACATATGCCCAAGTTATGGAaatggctcttactgctgagaggAGCGAGGAAAGAATCTGGAAAAAGAATGCCGCCAGAAGAGATGCAAACAAGG AATGCCTTAAATGCACTAAGCGCCACTTTGgggaatgtcgggccaaggcatgctATAAATGTGGAAAAGAAAGGCATATCAAGCGCAACTGTCCATTGTGGAATCAGGCTGGAAACAAAGAAGAGCCAAAGAAGGATGATAAATatgttccagccagagtctttgcgatcactcaggcagaagctgacgCTAGCCCTTCCGTCGTATCAGGTCAAATTCCTATGGCCAATACCACATGTAAAGTTTTATTTGATTCAGGTGCatctcattcatttatttctagtAGCCTTGTAAATCATGTAAATGTACCTATAGAATTGTTTAATGTGGGTTTTGAGACTATGCTACCATCCGGGGAAATTGTAATATCTAAAAATTGGGTTAAAGTTGTACCTTTATGGATAGATGGGAGGGAATTGTATGTGGACCTGATTGTATTAGATTTATCTAATTTTGATGTAATTCTGGGGATGAATTTTCTTTCCAAATATGGAGCATCTATCGACTGTAAATGCAAGAAAGTGGTATTTGCACCGGAAAGCGGAGATCCGTTTGAGTTCGAAGGCATAAGCAAGAAACCCAGAACTCCTATCATATTAGCGATGAAAGCTAGAGAAATGTTGCAACACGAATGA